One Paenibacillus riograndensis SBR5 DNA segment encodes these proteins:
- the thiM gene encoding hydroxyethylthiazole kinase, with amino-acid sequence MSFLTKVRENNPLVHNITNIVVANFSANGLLALGASPFMADAHEEVADIAAMSGAVVLNIGTLNDYAIESMLLAGKAANRHNVPVVLDPVGAGATAYRTEVTHKLVSQMQITALRGNVAEVAHVVGERWSIKGVDAGAGDGDVVALAVQAALKLKCVVIITGKEDVITNGRITYVVSNGHPVLTRVTGTGCLLSAVVGAFLAASGGAWLEAAAEALSFYGVAAEIAANRTRQQGVGSFQTEFLNQLALVTPEVYAERSRVQRLEQ; translated from the coding sequence ATGTCTTTCTTAACCAAAGTGCGGGAAAACAATCCGCTGGTGCATAACATTACTAATATTGTAGTCGCGAATTTCAGCGCTAACGGGCTGCTGGCGCTGGGGGCTTCGCCTTTTATGGCTGACGCGCATGAAGAAGTAGCAGATATCGCCGCCATGTCGGGTGCTGTTGTGCTGAATATCGGCACATTAAATGATTACGCCATTGAATCGATGCTGCTGGCAGGCAAGGCTGCGAACCGCCATAACGTACCGGTCGTGCTTGACCCCGTGGGTGCAGGAGCCACTGCTTACCGCACCGAAGTTACCCATAAGCTGGTCAGCCAGATGCAGATTACCGCGCTGCGCGGCAATGTCGCTGAAGTGGCCCATGTCGTCGGCGAGCGCTGGAGCATCAAAGGCGTGGATGCCGGAGCCGGTGACGGTGATGTGGTTGCTCTGGCTGTACAAGCCGCGCTGAAGCTGAAGTGTGTTGTCATTATCACCGGCAAGGAAGATGTCATAACAAATGGCCGCATCACCTATGTGGTCAGCAACGGACATCCTGTTCTGACCCGGGTTACCGGCACCGGCTGCCTGCTGAGTGCGGTTGTCGGCGCGTTCCTCGCGGCCAGCGGCGGAGCCTGGCTGGAGGCTGCTGCCGAAGCGCTATCCTTCTATGGAGTTGCCGCTGAAATTGCAGCAAACCGGACGCGCCAACAGGGAGTTGGCAGCTTCCAGACCGAATTCCTGAATCAATTAGCCCTCGTGACTCCGGAAGTATACGCTGAACGCTCACGTGTACAGCGCTTGGAACAATGA